A window from Agrobacterium tumefaciens encodes these proteins:
- a CDS encoding polysaccharide pyruvyl transferase family protein: MRKLIKKMLPAPLRQRVVSYIERRNRDIAFRQLFDDLQTLKAGMQPIAVGGPLRRLLIVAGDPITLFGSLGDDAMITATLQHARTSNPDVEIDILVDGMAYADAAYQRGFAPVDIFSKPDFIKALAQQFQTRQYDCVVVVGADVMDGYYHPLVSAKLLASADLAAAAGIKNVILGFSFNETPHPDLAMFYRSLHPECLLKVRDVISLERLQSFAKTNAALVADSAFSLVPSEPDEDTRSWIARKKAEGYRVMGFNLHPMLFKNADRAQTEAIIRHAAEALQYAADARPVCWLLIPHDYRDNVGDQAYLKAITELVPGSRADRVLYLDGKWSAPVLKGIAGQLDGLVSGRMHLAIAALGKGVPAICIAYQGKFEGLYRHFGLSAANLLSPAAFLTQDGIKKALVEFIDQSDEIRERVGKKLPDILAMSKSNFQVFETFRARA; encoded by the coding sequence ATGCGCAAGCTGATCAAAAAAATGCTGCCGGCACCGCTGCGCCAGAGAGTGGTGAGCTATATCGAGCGGCGCAACCGGGATATCGCGTTCCGGCAACTCTTTGACGATCTGCAGACATTGAAGGCCGGCATGCAGCCCATCGCTGTCGGCGGCCCACTGCGCCGGCTTTTGATCGTGGCTGGTGATCCCATCACTCTCTTCGGTTCGCTGGGCGACGATGCGATGATCACCGCGACGCTGCAACATGCCCGGACCAGCAATCCCGATGTCGAGATCGATATCCTTGTCGATGGCATGGCTTATGCCGATGCCGCCTATCAAAGGGGCTTCGCCCCCGTCGATATCTTCAGCAAACCCGATTTCATAAAGGCCCTAGCCCAGCAGTTCCAGACCCGGCAATATGATTGCGTGGTCGTCGTCGGTGCGGATGTCATGGATGGATATTACCACCCGCTGGTCAGCGCAAAACTTCTCGCAAGTGCGGATCTGGCCGCGGCTGCCGGCATCAAGAACGTCATCCTCGGCTTCAGTTTCAATGAAACGCCGCATCCTGATCTGGCCATGTTCTATCGGTCGCTTCACCCGGAATGCTTGCTGAAGGTGCGCGACGTTATCTCGCTCGAACGCCTGCAATCTTTCGCAAAGACCAATGCGGCGCTTGTTGCCGATTCCGCCTTCAGCCTTGTGCCATCCGAGCCCGATGAGGACACGCGGTCCTGGATCGCGCGAAAGAAGGCCGAGGGATACAGGGTCATGGGTTTCAACCTGCATCCCATGCTGTTTAAGAATGCGGATCGTGCGCAGACGGAGGCGATCATCCGACATGCGGCGGAAGCATTGCAATATGCCGCCGATGCGCGGCCGGTGTGCTGGCTGCTCATCCCGCATGACTACCGCGACAATGTCGGCGATCAGGCCTATCTGAAAGCCATCACCGAACTGGTGCCGGGATCGCGGGCCGACAGGGTTCTATATCTTGATGGAAAATGGTCGGCGCCTGTTTTGAAGGGGATCGCCGGCCAGCTTGATGGCCTCGTCAGCGGGCGCATGCACCTTGCCATTGCTGCGCTCGGCAAGGGCGTTCCTGCCATATGCATCGCCTATCAGGGCAAGTTCGAAGGGCTGTATCGGCATTTTGGCCTGTCAGCAGCCAATCTGCTTTCGCCTGCCGCGTTCCTTACCCAGGACGGGATAAAGAAGGCGCTGGTGGAGTTTATCGACCAATCCGATGAGATTCGCGAGCGTGTGGGGAAAAAGCTGCCGGATATTCTTGCGATGTCCAAGAGCAATTTTCAGGTGTTCGAGACTTTCCGGGCACGGGCCTGA
- a CDS encoding lipopolysaccharide biosynthesis protein, protein MAEQHSIGSAAITGVFWSIVQNWGGKLFTSILFIVLARFLSPTDYGMVATAGLVLMLIQMVSEFGFGDAIVQKRDLEPSDVNLPFYASVAVATLLAVTVCVFSSELERWFEVEGLAPIIVAICILLPLNTASLFQEVNYRRALAFKPLAIRTFISNIVGGGVAIAFAIMGLGVWSLVVQTYVATIVTLIWLWRKPHWLPGTTLNPRSFVELLRFGTSALGLRIVDFVATRLIDFMILGRYGVALFGLYTVGSRLYQLLMQLLQAALYDVSLTVLSRISHERERMAALYKQSITMSAIFSTPIFVLSAALSPEICNVLFGARWQGADGVAQPLLLLGALQCVQFQNAPFLSARGKPDKVLIAGSVKAICTILLILLVPTDSIRQIVIVYAFGQLTSTPFTFFFVARELGISLWRIFLLLLPSFASSGFCFLLVQWMRPEIKLLGAGDFISGILLGSIFGVAYLLLLALTARSEARSAIALITGKIMSRKESKCAS, encoded by the coding sequence ATGGCGGAGCAACATTCCATAGGCAGCGCTGCCATTACCGGAGTCTTCTGGTCCATCGTCCAGAACTGGGGCGGCAAGCTTTTCACCTCCATCCTCTTCATCGTCCTGGCCCGTTTCCTCAGCCCCACCGATTACGGCATGGTCGCGACCGCCGGGCTGGTGCTGATGCTGATCCAGATGGTGTCTGAATTCGGCTTCGGCGATGCGATCGTGCAGAAGCGCGATCTGGAGCCCAGTGACGTCAACCTGCCATTTTACGCCTCGGTTGCGGTTGCGACGCTGCTGGCCGTAACCGTCTGCGTATTTTCGTCGGAACTGGAACGCTGGTTCGAGGTCGAGGGGCTGGCGCCGATCATCGTGGCGATCTGCATATTGCTGCCGCTGAACACAGCTTCGCTGTTTCAGGAGGTGAATTATCGCCGCGCGCTCGCCTTCAAGCCGCTGGCGATCAGAACCTTCATTTCGAATATCGTCGGTGGCGGCGTGGCGATTGCTTTCGCAATCATGGGCCTTGGCGTCTGGAGCCTGGTGGTCCAGACCTATGTCGCAACCATCGTCACGCTGATCTGGCTCTGGCGAAAACCGCACTGGCTGCCGGGCACAACGCTCAATCCCCGCAGCTTTGTCGAACTGCTTCGCTTCGGCACGTCTGCCCTTGGCCTTCGTATCGTGGATTTCGTCGCCACCCGGCTGATCGATTTCATGATCCTCGGGCGCTACGGGGTCGCGCTTTTTGGTCTCTACACCGTCGGCAGCAGGCTCTACCAGCTTCTCATGCAATTGCTCCAGGCGGCGCTTTACGATGTTTCGCTGACCGTGCTTTCGCGCATCTCGCATGAGCGGGAGCGGATGGCGGCGCTCTACAAACAATCCATCACCATGTCGGCGATCTTCTCAACACCGATCTTCGTGCTCTCCGCAGCCCTTTCGCCGGAAATATGCAACGTGCTGTTCGGTGCAAGGTGGCAGGGTGCCGACGGGGTGGCGCAACCGCTGCTGCTGCTTGGCGCGTTGCAATGCGTCCAGTTTCAGAATGCACCGTTTCTCTCCGCGCGCGGCAAGCCTGACAAGGTGCTGATCGCCGGAAGCGTGAAGGCGATTTGCACGATCCTGCTGATCCTGCTGGTGCCGACAGACAGCATCCGGCAGATCGTCATCGTTTATGCCTTCGGACAGCTGACCTCGACACCCTTCACATTCTTCTTCGTTGCGCGCGAACTGGGCATCTCGCTGTGGAGAATATTCCTGCTGCTTTTGCCGAGCTTTGCCTCCAGCGGCTTCTGCTTCCTGCTCGTTCAGTGGATGCGCCCGGAGATCAAACTGCTCGGTGCCGGCGATTTCATATCCGGCATCCTGCTCGGGTCTATTTTCGGCGTGGCATATCTCCTTCTTCTGGCCCTGACTGCAAGGAGCGAGGCCCGGTCCGCCATCGCGCTCATCACGGGCAAAATCATGTCCCGAAAGGAAAGCAAATGCGCAAGCTGA
- a CDS encoding acyltransferase family protein, translating to MMKNFTKASATGAQRLDILQVMRAVAAVMIVALHADVNWKFTLFPLHILRLGGGVDLFFVISGFVIVYASRPYFATAGGRSAFLLRRFLRIVPLYWFVLTVRLAMATAAMVIGAKAFPPLQSIVTSYLFIPYDSMGYGDAYPFPLIDLGWTLNYEMFFYLVFAVFIFLPLERAVLTTAGVLLVAVLIGASVDLALPFSFWFQPIILEFVAGMLIATLFLRGVRLPPLLGIATALCGLAIWMLTDLNSIGFQCNPGCYSFSRLMVFGGGAILLMAAATLTRNRSLPRFAQPLAKLGDSSYALYLLHPFIFRGFKTVLGGVTFPPEWSNLVYLVIVVSTVAIAHAFHVFVETPANLWLRDRLITSPRKVAVS from the coding sequence ATGATGAAAAATTTCACGAAAGCGTCCGCAACCGGGGCGCAACGTCTCGATATTCTTCAGGTGATGCGCGCCGTGGCGGCGGTCATGATTGTCGCGCTGCACGCCGATGTGAACTGGAAATTTACGCTTTTCCCACTCCATATATTGAGACTAGGTGGTGGCGTCGATCTGTTTTTCGTCATTTCCGGCTTCGTCATCGTTTATGCCTCCCGGCCTTATTTTGCGACTGCGGGCGGCCGCTCGGCCTTTCTGCTGCGCCGGTTTCTTCGCATCGTTCCGCTTTACTGGTTTGTGCTGACGGTCCGGCTTGCCATGGCCACCGCCGCGATGGTTATCGGCGCGAAGGCCTTTCCGCCGCTGCAGTCGATCGTGACCTCCTATCTTTTCATTCCTTATGACAGCATGGGTTACGGCGACGCCTATCCGTTTCCGCTGATCGATCTGGGCTGGACCCTGAATTACGAGATGTTTTTTTATCTCGTTTTCGCCGTGTTCATATTCCTGCCGCTGGAGCGCGCCGTCCTCACGACGGCCGGCGTGCTGCTCGTCGCCGTGCTGATTGGCGCGAGTGTCGATCTCGCCCTGCCCTTCAGCTTCTGGTTTCAGCCGATCATTCTCGAATTCGTCGCGGGAATGCTGATCGCCACGCTTTTCCTGCGGGGCGTGCGCCTGCCGCCCCTGCTCGGCATTGCCACGGCCCTTTGCGGCCTCGCGATCTGGATGTTAACGGATCTGAACAGCATCGGCTTCCAGTGCAATCCGGGATGTTATTCTTTTTCGCGGCTTATGGTCTTCGGCGGCGGCGCCATTCTGCTGATGGCGGCAGCGACCCTGACGCGGAACAGATCTTTGCCCCGCTTCGCACAGCCGCTGGCAAAGCTCGGCGATTCGTCCTACGCGCTTTATCTGCTGCACCCGTTTATTTTCCGGGGCTTCAAGACCGTGCTCGGCGGCGTCACCTTCCCGCCGGAATGGAGCAACCTGGTCTATCTCGTCATCGTCGTCAGCACCGTCGCGATTGCCCACGCATTCCACGTCTTCGTAGAAACACCGGCCAATCTCTGGCTTCGTGACAGACTGATAACATCACCACGAAAAGTCGCCGTGTCCTGA
- a CDS encoding glycosyltransferase family 4 protein: MRILHLSSLYPPHIVGGCERSVEHLAEELVSMGHTVGAACIERQAEPKTVRNGVTVYRMFHNNDFWLEDWPQYSPQQRRMQKLKQQWNFDVEKQFEAVLDDFKPDVLNTHSLLDVTTLVWRAAQKRGIPIVHTICEYDLLCGNAAMFKGDKPCEHIHLGCQVVNFTKKFTQRYISAVASVGTEILKTHVNHGLFHHIPESLRRVIFYSCTVPGGDPVARRQIDRTDRPLTFGYIGRINTEKGVGNMVDAFKEIGDGNWRCLVAGHAMDDSIERFTAQAGDLPIEFVGWAKPKEFFEEIDVLIVPSFWAEPSPRTIYEAYAMGVPVIGAASGGIPELIGETNHDWLFEPGNVSELADRIRRVLTLSREELPTEADFGNIVEESTSRRVGENYVKLYEDVLAKSREGRTLRAS; encoded by the coding sequence ATGAGAATTCTCCATCTTAGCAGCCTTTATCCGCCGCATATCGTTGGTGGATGCGAACGCTCGGTCGAACATCTCGCCGAGGAACTCGTTTCCATGGGCCACACGGTCGGCGCCGCCTGTATCGAGCGGCAGGCCGAGCCTAAAACGGTGCGCAACGGCGTCACCGTTTACCGCATGTTCCATAACAATGATTTCTGGCTTGAGGACTGGCCGCAATATTCGCCGCAGCAGCGGCGCATGCAGAAGCTCAAGCAGCAGTGGAATTTCGACGTCGAAAAGCAGTTCGAGGCCGTTCTTGATGATTTCAAGCCTGACGTTCTCAATACCCATTCGCTGCTGGATGTGACGACGCTGGTGTGGCGGGCGGCACAAAAGCGTGGCATTCCGATCGTTCATACAATCTGCGAATATGATCTTCTCTGCGGCAATGCCGCCATGTTCAAGGGCGACAAACCCTGCGAGCATATCCATCTCGGCTGTCAGGTGGTGAATTTCACCAAAAAATTCACGCAGCGTTACATCAGCGCGGTGGCAAGTGTCGGCACCGAAATCCTCAAGACGCATGTCAATCACGGGCTTTTCCATCACATTCCGGAAAGCCTGCGCCGCGTCATCTTTTATTCCTGCACGGTGCCGGGGGGCGACCCTGTCGCACGCCGGCAGATCGACCGGACGGACCGGCCGCTGACCTTCGGTTACATCGGCCGCATCAATACCGAAAAGGGCGTCGGCAACATGGTCGATGCCTTCAAGGAAATCGGCGATGGCAACTGGCGCTGTCTGGTCGCCGGCCATGCCATGGATGATTCCATCGAGCGTTTCACGGCTCAGGCCGGCGATCTGCCGATCGAATTCGTCGGCTGGGCAAAGCCGAAGGAGTTTTTCGAGGAGATTGATGTGCTCATCGTCCCCTCCTTCTGGGCCGAGCCTTCGCCGCGCACCATCTACGAGGCCTATGCCATGGGCGTGCCGGTCATCGGCGCGGCCTCGGGCGGTATTCCGGAACTGATCGGCGAGACGAACCATGACTGGCTGTTCGAACCGGGCAACGTCTCTGAGCTTGCGGACCGCATCCGCCGGGTTTTGACGCTGTCGCGGGAAGAGCTGCCGACGGAGGCCGATTTCGGAAACATCGTCGAGGAATCCACCTCGCGCCGCGTCGGCGAAAATTACGTAAAACTTTATGAGGACGTGCTGGCGAAAAGCAGGGAAGGCCGAACCTTACGCGCATCCTAG
- a CDS encoding glycosyltransferase family 4 protein: MKVAFVSAFPVVPANEGARSRILQLTRAVRSFGHEVHFVHVDGTIAADFDRAGHEAEFGPGHLHLVSRQAGGFRNRLAGDVGFDVGLAAFRAVRKVHRLLGRDSGFYNHLDEFYYPEIGRQVRDIQRRLGIDAVIVEYAFHSRAFLGLPDDVLRILDTHDSFADRHKAFINTANKYGYWFSVPPAVERRALRRADVVVAIQEEEEQAFRQRLGVEPPVVATVSHILDLGGRVEDFTPSDFLFLGSGNDANIISLKGFLKNIMPLVRAARPDISLVLAGGICGKIEDGKGILKLGRFDNLKDAFTRAPLSINPITLGTGINIKLLDALAAGVPTISTRTGARGLSDRYQRGVVIVGDDNHQAFADAILQLAASRDQRQELGNKAFEDAIEWNRQQMMVLDNILNGRKPG, from the coding sequence ATGAAGGTCGCTTTCGTCTCGGCATTTCCGGTCGTTCCCGCCAATGAGGGTGCGCGGAGCAGGATTCTCCAGTTGACGCGTGCCGTGCGCAGCTTCGGTCACGAGGTGCATTTTGTCCATGTCGATGGCACGATCGCCGCCGATTTCGATCGGGCGGGGCATGAGGCGGAATTCGGGCCGGGTCATTTGCACCTCGTTTCCCGGCAGGCAGGTGGCTTCAGGAACAGGCTTGCCGGTGATGTTGGCTTCGACGTTGGCTTGGCGGCGTTTCGGGCCGTCCGAAAGGTTCACCGGCTGCTCGGCCGCGATAGTGGTTTTTATAACCACCTCGATGAGTTCTATTACCCGGAAATCGGCCGACAGGTTCGGGATATTCAGCGCCGGCTTGGCATCGATGCCGTCATTGTCGAATATGCCTTTCATTCGCGGGCCTTTCTGGGTTTGCCGGATGATGTGCTGCGTATTCTCGACACCCATGATTCCTTCGCCGACCGACATAAGGCCTTCATCAACACCGCGAACAAATATGGATACTGGTTCTCGGTGCCGCCGGCGGTGGAGCGCAGGGCTCTTCGCCGTGCGGACGTGGTTGTCGCCATCCAGGAAGAAGAGGAACAGGCGTTTCGGCAGCGGCTGGGGGTAGAGCCGCCGGTTGTCGCGACGGTCAGCCATATTCTCGATCTTGGCGGAAGGGTGGAGGATTTCACCCCGAGCGACTTTCTGTTTCTGGGCTCCGGAAATGACGCCAATATCATTTCCCTGAAGGGGTTTCTCAAAAACATCATGCCGTTGGTGAGAGCGGCCCGGCCGGATATCAGCTTGGTTCTTGCGGGCGGCATATGCGGCAAGATCGAGGACGGGAAGGGCATTCTCAAGCTCGGTCGTTTCGATAATCTGAAGGACGCCTTCACCCGTGCGCCGCTCTCGATCAATCCCATCACGCTTGGAACGGGCATCAACATAAAATTGCTCGATGCTCTGGCCGCAGGTGTTCCGACGATCAGCACCCGGACAGGCGCGAGGGGACTTTCGGACCGATACCAGCGCGGTGTGGTCATTGTCGGCGATGACAACCATCAGGCTTTCGCCGACGCAATCCTGCAGCTGGCCGCGAGCCGGGATCAGCGACAGGAACTGGGAAACAAAGCCTTCGAGGACGCCATAGAATGGAATCGCCAGCAGATGATGGTGCTGGACAATATTCTGAACGGCAGGAAGCCCGGATAA